Proteins co-encoded in one Deltaproteobacteria bacterium genomic window:
- the pseG gene encoding UDP-2,4-diacetamido-2,4,6-trideoxy-beta-L-altropyranose hydrolase, whose product MPNPLLIRADAGPQRGLGHIMRTLALAQAWRATGGAVYFAVAEGAAIIEAPLVAAGCVVEPLAVAPGSAADAAATRAMAAQCGAEWLVLDGYHFNPDYQRVVRADGPPLLLLDDYAHWPQYHADLLWNAVAGSGSAGAALLTAYAVQAPGVALLAGPQYALLRREFEPWICRERTWAPHVARVVVSCGGSDATGLVAAWLRAFESIDDASLDITVVLGAARAPDAALQSLAANSPHRVQWLVNPINLPELFANADLACATASQTAWELAALGTPSLVGTTAANQRCLAAALAEASVVRHVGEWPSDATAAAMSTALRALLADAAARVRIGQAGRALVDGDGAVRVVQRLQRAPLRLRRVRHGDDRRLWEWVNEPTTRAMSFSAEPIPWATHVAWLAARLHDPDCAFYLGVDTDDQPIGQWRVDRIHDEGVVSVGLAPQARGCGMGSALIAAGTRHVAYVMGLRRFHAYIRPDNAASVAAFTKAGYVEIEPTQLKDQPARHFVCDAVS is encoded by the coding sequence ATGCCGAACCCTCTCCTAATCCGTGCCGATGCCGGGCCGCAGCGCGGGCTGGGGCACATCATGCGCACGTTGGCATTGGCGCAGGCCTGGCGCGCGACTGGCGGCGCCGTGTACTTTGCGGTCGCGGAAGGGGCGGCGATAATCGAGGCGCCATTAGTGGCTGCGGGCTGCGTCGTTGAACCGCTGGCCGTAGCGCCCGGCAGTGCCGCCGATGCTGCGGCCACGCGGGCCATGGCCGCGCAGTGTGGCGCGGAATGGCTCGTGCTCGACGGCTATCACTTCAATCCCGATTACCAACGCGTCGTGCGCGCGGATGGCCCGCCACTGCTCTTGCTCGACGACTACGCCCACTGGCCGCAATATCACGCCGATCTGTTGTGGAACGCCGTGGCGGGATCGGGGAGTGCGGGCGCGGCGCTGCTGACCGCGTATGCGGTGCAGGCCCCAGGCGTCGCGTTGTTGGCCGGGCCGCAATATGCGTTGCTGCGGCGCGAATTCGAGCCATGGATCTGCCGCGAGCGCACATGGGCGCCGCACGTGGCGCGCGTGGTCGTCAGTTGCGGCGGCAGCGACGCGACGGGTTTGGTGGCCGCGTGGTTGCGCGCGTTCGAGTCCATCGACGATGCATCACTCGATATCACCGTTGTGCTCGGTGCAGCGCGCGCCCCGGACGCCGCGTTGCAGTCGCTGGCCGCGAACTCGCCACACCGCGTGCAGTGGCTCGTGAATCCCATCAATCTTCCCGAACTCTTCGCCAATGCGGATCTCGCGTGTGCGACTGCGAGTCAGACCGCGTGGGAATTGGCTGCGTTAGGCACGCCGAGCCTGGTCGGCACAACGGCCGCAAATCAGCGCTGCCTCGCAGCCGCGCTGGCGGAAGCCAGTGTCGTGCGCCACGTAGGCGAATGGCCGAGCGACGCCACGGCGGCAGCCATGTCCACGGCGCTGCGCGCGTTGCTGGCCGATGCCGCAGCACGTGTCCGCATCGGCCAAGCCGGTCGCGCGTTGGTCGACGGCGACGGCGCCGTGCGCGTCGTGCAACGATTGCAGCGCGCGCCACTGCGGTTGCGTCGCGTGCGCCATGGGGACGATCGCCGCTTATGGGAATGGGTGAATGAGCCGACCACGCGCGCGATGTCGTTCAGTGCGGAACCGATTCCGTGGGCCACGCACGTCGCATGGTTGGCCGCGCGCCTGCACGATCCCGATTGTGCGTTTTATCTCGGCGTCGATACCGATGACCAACCGATCGGACAATGGCGCGTCGATCGCATCCACGACGAAGGCGTGGTCTCGGTCGGTCTCGCGCCGCAAGCCCGCGGCTGTGGCATGGGCAGTGCGCTGATCGCGGCCGGCACGCGGCACGTGGCGTATGTCATGGGTCTGCGTCGCTTTCACGCGTATATCCGTCCCGACAACGCGGCCTCGGTGGCCGCCTTCACGAAGGCCGGTTACGTTGAAATCGAGCCGACGCAATTAAAGGATCAACCGGCGCGCCATTTTGTTTGCGATGCAGTGTCGTAA
- a CDS encoding UbiA family prenyltransferase — MHNIQQCCRALRMRQWAKNLLVAVPLLLAHRFTEGPRLWSMGCVFLSLSLCASAVYVINDLRDLAADRIHPRKCRRPFASGALPRWSGVVAAPLLLAMGFALAAWTLSWVAAQALCLYIGLAFGYAVYLKRFPILDVFLLAGLYTLRVMLGAIATNVPVSPWLLAFSMFFFTHLAFVKRFTEVQLLTRQGQREAPGRDYGAQDLALLRVIGPCCGLLSGLVFVLYLQSHEVAAQYRAPMTLWLIAPFLLYWIIRMWWLANRGEIDDDPVAFCLRDPISYAIGSVMLLIMQSAA, encoded by the coding sequence ATGCACAACATTCAACAGTGCTGCCGTGCGTTGCGGATGCGGCAGTGGGCCAAGAATCTGTTGGTGGCGGTGCCGCTGTTGTTGGCGCATCGGTTTACCGAAGGACCGCGACTCTGGTCCATGGGGTGCGTGTTTCTGAGTTTGAGCCTCTGTGCCTCCGCCGTCTACGTGATCAATGACCTGCGGGATCTCGCCGCCGATCGGATCCATCCGCGTAAGTGTCGGCGTCCCTTTGCCTCCGGCGCGTTGCCGCGCTGGAGCGGCGTGGTGGCCGCGCCGCTGCTGCTCGCAATGGGGTTCGCGCTCGCAGCGTGGACGCTTTCGTGGGTCGCCGCCCAGGCCCTTTGCCTCTATATCGGACTGGCGTTCGGCTACGCGGTCTATCTGAAGCGTTTCCCCATCCTCGATGTCTTTCTGTTGGCGGGCCTCTATACGCTGCGGGTGATGCTCGGCGCGATAGCCACGAATGTTCCGGTTTCTCCGTGGCTGTTGGCCTTTTCGATGTTTTTTTTCACGCATCTCGCGTTCGTGAAGCGCTTTACCGAAGTACAGCTGTTGACGCGCCAGGGGCAGCGCGAGGCTCCCGGGCGGGATTATGGCGCCCAAGACCTCGCGCTGTTGCGCGTGATTGGTCCGTGTTGCGGGCTGTTGTCGGGACTGGTCTTTGTCCTCTATTTGCAAAGCCACGAAGTGGCAGCCCAGTATCGGGCGCCGATGACGCTCTGGCTGATTGCCCCGTTCCTCCTGTATTGGATCATTCGGATGTGGTGGCTCGCCAATCGTGGCGAGATCGACGACGATCCCGTGGCCTTTTGTCTGCGCGACCCGATCAGTTACGCAATCGGGAGTGTGATGCTGCTGATCATGCAGTCGGCCGCGTAG
- a CDS encoding BrnT family toxin: MAFEWDHGNDTKNYSKHGVSCQEAESAFQDRRRLDFDDPFHSRAERRYITLGQSSRPRLLCVAWTLRGTHVRIISVRPASRKERHLYEEKNHQRTA; the protein is encoded by the coding sequence ATCGCCTTCGAATGGGACCACGGCAATGACACGAAGAACTATTCCAAACATGGCGTCTCGTGCCAGGAAGCGGAGTCGGCGTTTCAAGATCGTCGTCGACTCGACTTTGACGACCCATTCCATTCTCGCGCCGAGCGACGGTATATTACGCTTGGGCAAAGTTCCCGCCCACGACTGCTCTGCGTTGCCTGGACCTTACGCGGAACACACGTAAGGATCATTTCAGTCCGCCCGGCCAGTCGAAAGGAGCGACACCTCTATGAAGAAAAGAATCACCAAAGAACTGCGTGA